A genomic segment from Anabas testudineus chromosome 6, fAnaTes1.2, whole genome shotgun sequence encodes:
- the LOC113165804 gene encoding chemokine-like protein TAFA-5, whose amino-acid sequence MQLPRLAWALTAAAVSFLLLLLLHNQILREGQLAAGTCEIVTLDRDSSQPRRTIARQTARCACRKGQIAGTTRARPACVDVRIVRSRQWCEMTPCLDDEGCNLLVNHSGWTCTQPGGRVKTTTVS is encoded by the exons ATGCAGCTCCCCCGTCTGGCCTGGGCTCTGACTGCCGCTGCGGTCTCctttctgctcctcctgctcctccacaaCCAGATTCTGAGAGAAG GTCAGCTGGCAGCAGGGACCTGTGAGATCGTCACTCTGGACCGGGACAGCAGCCAGCCGAGGAGGACCATCGCCCGACAGACGGCCCGCTGCGCCTGCAGGAAGGGGCAGATCGCCGGCACCACTCGTGCCAGACCGGCCTGCGTTGATG ttCGTATCGTCAGGAGTCGACAGTGGTGTGAGATGACTCCGTGTTTGGACGATGAAGGTTGTAATCTCCTGGTCAATCATTCAGGCTGGACTTGCACGCAACCGGGAGGCCGAGTCAAGACCACCACG